The following coding sequences are from one Arachis hypogaea cultivar Tifrunner chromosome 7, arahy.Tifrunner.gnm2.J5K5, whole genome shotgun sequence window:
- the LOC140174404 gene encoding S-locus-specific glycoprotein S13-like — protein sequence MRKLLDLFTALRNNVSCFSICCDGLMYQMLLNTKNPILQLLDSGNLVLREENDENEEKNYLWQSFDYPGDTLLPGIKLGKDLRTGFDRCVMAWKNENDPSPGTLNWRMDVTTWPEPMQRIGTMKQYNNGPWN from the exons ATGAGGAAATTGTTGGACTTGTTTACTGCACTAAGGAACAATGTGAGCTGCTTTTCTATTTGCTGTGATGGGCTGATGTATCAAATGCTT CTCAACACCAAGAATCCAATACTACAGCTTTTAGATTCAGGGAACCTTGTTTTGAGAGAAGAAAATGATGAGAATGAAGAGAAGAATTATCTATGGCAAAGTTTCGATTACCCTGGTGATACACTCTTGCCAGGGATAAAGCTTGGGAAGGATTTAAGGACTGGTTTCGATAGGTGTGTAATGGCGTGGAAGAATGAGAATGATCCTTCACCAGGAACCTTGAATTGGCGTATGGATGTTACCACATGGCCTGAACCGATGCAGAGGATTGGAACAATGAAGCAGTACAATAATGGTCCTTGGAATTAA
- the LOC112701589 gene encoding secreted RxLR effector protein 161-like — protein MTNEFDMRMMGELNFFLGLQIKQTAEGIFIHQEKYAKELVKKFGLDCAKPMGTPMHPNIKLDKDEHGRDVDETRYRGMIGSLMYLTSSRPDIIQSVGVCSRFQSKPKESHFSAVKRIIRYVLGTTNYGLWFPKTDSFQLVGFCDADFAGDRIDRRSTSGMCCFLGKSLIVWSSKKQATVALSTAEAEYIAASSCCSQLL, from the coding sequence ATGACCAATGAATTTGATATGAGGATGATGGGAGAACTCAATTTCTTCCTAGGCTTGCAAATCAAGCAAACTGCAGAAGGCATATTCAtccatcaagaaaaatatgcaaaggaacttgtcAAGAAGTTTGGGCTGGACTGTGCTAAGCCTATGGGAACCCCCATGCACCCTAACATCAAGCTCGATAAAGATGAACATGGCAGAGATGTTGATGAGACACGCTATAGAGGGATGATTGGATCCTTGATGTATCTAACCTCCTCAAGGCCTGATATCATCCAAAGTGTTGGAGTTTGCTCACGGTTTCAATCAAAACCTAAGGAATCTCATTTCTCAGCTGTCAAAAGAATCATCCGATATGTGCTTGGTACCACTaactatggtttatggtttccAAAGACTGATTCTTTTCAATTAGTGGGTttctgtgatgcagattttgctggggaTAGGATTGATAGAAGAAGCACAAGTGGCATGTGCTGCTTTCTTGGGAAATCCCTCATTGTTTGGTCTAGCAAGAAGCAAGCTACTGTGGCACTTTCAACAGCCGAAGCAGAGTATATTGCAGCCTCTTCTTGTTGCTCTCAATTATTATAG